In Lolium rigidum isolate FL_2022 chromosome 7, APGP_CSIRO_Lrig_0.1, whole genome shotgun sequence, the DNA window CGACGGGCCTCTCCTTTGTTTTCGGCAACTCACAGAAAACAGAAGCTAGTCAAGTTACATGGTATCAGCTTAACTCGATTTCCAAATTCTTCCGCTGCCCCTGCTCCCCCCTAGCAACTATGGATTCCAAGTTACATGGTCAACATTATCCCTGCCGCCTCCCCCACCGTCAACGCGACCTCTGTCATTATCCCCTTGCACTTGCAATGTTCTTGTTTTGCTCCCTCTAGGTCGGTACGCGTGGCCAACTGTTCGATCGACTTGCATGGTTTCCAGTTTCCACGCAGGTGTGGAAAGCCGTACTTGGAATAATTTTCACTAGCTACATGTAGTCGCTCACATCAAGGAGATCGGACAGGTGCATGTCGAACAgcccggcggcgtcggcggcgctgATGGCGTCAAAACTGCTGGCGCTCGCGCAGAACGTTGTCGTCGTCGAAGCCGAGTTCACGCGCCCCGCAGCGGGGCTCGACGACGGCGTGGACACGCCGGAGCCGACGTTgcagttgttgttgctgctgctgaccGTGCCGCTCCACTGCTGGTTGGACGTGTCTGACACCATCTGCATCAGCGGCGGCATGTAGTCGACCTGGCCATCGTAGGCAGGGAGGTGCGTGTAGTCACCGCAGGCCACCATGTGATCCTGGTGCGCGGGGTTCGCGTGGACCAGGGCTGGCATTTGGTACGCCGAGCTGGGCGGCATGAACTGGTCTGCACCCGTGGCATGCTGCGGCGGCGCCTGCTGATTCGAGGCCTGCTGCGCCATCTGCGCTTGGATGAGccatggcaggagcatatgctgctCGGCCGTGGTGGAGGCGGGCGTCGGCGCGGCGAGGAGGGTGGAGGCGAGGCGGAGGAGGTCCGGGTAGCCGGCGAGCGGCTCGAGCGCGCGGAGCGTGTCGAGGTCGCCCTGCGTGGGGTAGTAGGCGGCCGCGGGCTTGAGCAGCGCGGAGAGGTCGAGGAGGTCGAGGCGCGGCGCATGGGTGACGGGGTCGAGGCCCATGCGGAGGAGGCGCTTGCGGATGTGCGTGTTCCAGTAGTTCTTGATCTCGTTGTCCGTCCGTCCTGGCAGCCGCGCCGCAATGGCTgaccacctagacaagcaagcaatcATGCACAGGGAACAAGATCAAAATCATGAAACCGTACACCTAGCTGTCCTGTTGCAACAGAGACGTACTTGTTGATGTTAACGGAGTTgacttagttcttacttgttgccGAGGATGCTGTGGAGCTGGATGAtggtctcctcctcctcgaaggagaAGCGGCCGCGCTTGATGTCCGGCCGGAGGTAGTTCGTCCACCGCAGCCGGCAGCTCTTCCCGCAACGCTCCAAGCCTGCACGCACaacactacgggaaaaattgATGTTGCCGTGCGCGGAAGTTTTGCCGTGTgtcaacacacggcaaagaaatataTGCCGTGCATGCTTCACTAAAATGCACGGTAAAGAAATATCACACGGCAAATCacaaaaaacgcacggcaaagaaaatacCGCACGGCAAATCACAAAAAACGCACCGCAAAGaaatgcgcacggcaaagaaaggaaaagcgcacggcaaagaaaagcgcacggcaaagatatttctttgccgtgcgcgttagctaaagccgcacggcaaagggtagAATGAATACAAACCGTTCGATCACATAGATATTGGATGGCTGTGATTCAATGAGACATGGATTGATGACATGGCATACTCCACCCACCTAACCCCACCACCACTCCTCTATCTCTCCTTTATTTCTCTCAGCCCCACCACTCGCCCCACACACAGCACACACACTCCTGTCTCTCTCCTTTATCTCTCCACATCAAGCTCGCAGCATCCGTCGGGCGGAGCAAGTTTGCGGCCAAGCAAGCGCGCGGCACGGGCGTGGCCGCGGCGGGCGCAAGGCATGGGCGGGGCTGCGGCCGCTCGCAGCGGCGAGCGCGCAGCGGAGAGCCGGCGTGGCCGTGGCGAGCGTGCAGCTACGAACAGGCTTGCCGCGGCGGCGAGCAGGCGTGGTCGCGGTGGCGAGCGGGTGTTGGCGAGCGTGCAGCTACGAACAAGCTTGCCGCGGCGGCGAGCAGGCGTGGTCGCGGCGGAGAGCGGGTGTTGGCGAGCGTGCGTGGCAGCAGCGACGAGCACGCGGCGGCGAGCACACGGCGACGAACGGGCGGCGGCGAGCATGCGGCGACCTCCTCGACGTGGGCGCGGCCAGCAACGCGACCTCCTCCCGGCCAGCTGCACtcaccggcggcggtggcgacggcttttttttttatttgtagAGGATTTGTTTGCCGTGTGCTAGTAacttgcgcacggcaaagggagatgCACAGCAGCGAGGTATGAAGCGCTCGGCAATGCGTGGACGCACGGCATCGAGAGAAGACGCTCGGCAAAGAATACCGCACGGCAGCGagacctttgccgtgcaaaatgtAGTCGTCGCACGGCGAAGGTCTTTGCCGACGCAGACTTTGCCGTccactctttgccgtgcggctgtgcacggcaaaggctttgccgtgtaaGATatgccctttgccgtgcaaaatggCCGCACGGAAAAGCCAGTTTGTGCCGTAGTGAGGCCCAACACAGAACATGAGAAACGGTAGGTTTGCGTGAGAAAGGGTAGCTGATTTGCGAGCGCAAGCAGGTGGATGCTCACCGGCATGCTTGGGCATGGTGCGCCAGTTCCCCTGGCCGTGCTTCTTGATGTAGGCGACCAGCTTCTCGTCCTCCTCCGGCGTCCACGGCCCCTTCTTCAGCCCGCTCCTCTCGCAGCACGGCGCGCGCCCCATCGACCGAGATGGTACACAACTGTAGAGACGGATCAGGCGCCGATCGAGCAGGAAATGAAAAGGCTGGGTTTGTCTCGCAGCTGGCAGGTTACTGTGTACACGAGAGGATGGAGAGCTAATAGGCGAGTGTGAAAACTGAGGCGATGGAGGTACAAGTAGAAGAAGGAAGACGAAGGTGTGTGGGGGCGATGGAAAGGCTTATAAAGCCAAGGACGGCGACGGGCGACGGGGGTGGCGGTCGAAGTCAACAGGATTCGGTGCCGGCCTTTGTTTATCGCGGCCGCGACGTGGCCGCGGGCTGCGTCGCAGGGCcaaaggttgaagaaaggttgcgCGAAAAACGCACGCGGGCCTGGGACGTACTCAGGGCACCCCAAAAGTGGCCAGGCAGATCGCGCGCCACGCGCTGGCGTGCCACCCCGACTATCCCATCGCTCAAGGCAAAGCTAGACAACTGTAGGAACTAGCCTCATGGAACATAGTCGTATCTTTTGGCTCGGATAATCTTAGGTGTCGATCCTTACATAGTAGAGTGATCTTCTCTCCTGCCCATTCCATTAAGAACATGCCATTTTTATCGATCCTATCCCGGTCAGCCTAATTAGTCTTATGCTGTGACTAAGATAATCCTATGTGTCGATCCATAAAGGCCAGAGTGACTGTGCTTTCTTCCTCCCCTTTGCCCTATCCATTACGAACATGCTAACACCAGCCAGCCTATTTAGTATAGGATACTAGGATCTACACTTCTGGCAGGCTGGACGTACTAGTAGAAAACTAACACGCTGGTGTTCTTATTATGGATAAGGTGCACATGCTTTCTAAGACAAAACTTTGACTAAAGTTTTGATCAACAATATCTCAAATATGTTATAGAAAATTGATATTCCACTTTCTCAGTATATCAACTACTCCCTCCGCTCCGAATTGATTATCTTAACTTGGCTTGAATAACAAAGCTAAAATGGAAGGAGGCCTCACATGCTTTGACTATTTTTTTGTCAAAGTAAAATCTATACGCATGTAGCTTACAACATCCCAGTCGCGCCCTAATAGCCCTCTCCAAAGGGCTATGGCACGGAGAAAAAAGCGCACCCAGTCGTAGCCCCATTGGAGCACCAGACAAAAGGCGTTGCTGACGCCACATCATATACCGACAGGTGGGCCATCAAACTTATTAATGACAGCAGCGGTTTCATCGGTAGAGGTAGGCGAGATATATGTCGCTGTTGCGGTTTCGCCGTGCAGTGGATGCATGGAGAGAAGGGTGCATGCATTTGAATTCAAGGCAAATAGGCGGGCACAGGCCATGAGGAGAAGGACGGCTACGAGGTTGGTCCCTCTCGCCCTGCAAGTGACTGCGAGTATATTAGAatagtttttagtttaaatttagttaaatcTTATTCTCATTTATAATATACATATATCTTTAAATATAAATGAAATTTGTGTGTGTTGTTTTAATAAACGTTTATATTTTTATAAAATATATATtctaccgaggacgcggctaaatAGAGACAACCCATTTCACCGATTTTGCGGTTTCATGGACCTGTGTTTCGCAATGGCAGGCGTTGATGGATGGGCTTGCACGGCCTATGTCGCGCGTCTTGTGGGCCACCTCGCGCCCCTCATGAATCTAACAGTGTGCACCAAATCATGTTCATATACATCTAAAATTAGACAAATATGCGACATATTTTCAGGATCGACGGAATATTAAAAACACTTTCCTAGTATATCAACTGCTCATCAAATAGTCGTCACTCATCATATGGTTGGATTAAGTTTTGGTCAAAGTGAAATCTTGGATTATGTCGTGCggcttattaattcattaaaatggcagagagaaaaaaaactaattaattaGTCGGCTGGATTAATTTCTTCGCGGGTAAAGCATGCATCCAGTCCAAGGAAGCAATCACCGATCCTTGTGGTTTTCCATGGACCTTTGTTGCTGGCGAGGCGTTGACGGACGGGCCTGCGCTGTGGCGCCCGCGTCCTGCTCCGCCTGGCGCCGCTGCTGACGGCACGGAAGTCGCTGGGGACGCCGGCCAGGTCCGGCGACCCAGACCTGCTCCCGGGAAGAACTGCACGCGCACTGCTGCATGGAGGAAGGGAAGGCTCTGCTCCGACGGGCCAAACCGGAGCAGGAGCGGCGGGGTCAGCGATAGAACTGACAGAGGCCCGCTTCCCGTACGCGCAGCTTTCTGTTTAATTCCTGCCCAGCGCTGCCGCCGCACCGCCTTTGTCGCCGTACGTCGTCGCTAGCTGCCACGCAGCACGGCCCGCCGGCCGGCCACATGCCGTGCCCATCTCGCCGTGGTCCGTAGCGAAACCCAAAGTGAAATCCAACACGAGACCACGCTGCTGCTCCCGCGCGTCGATCGGGCCATCGATATCAGCCGGCGAATCCTGTAGATTTCGACGTGACTATATTCTACATTTTGCTCGTTTTCTTAGAATGGTCGATCATGTAAAACGATGGATGGATCCCTCATGTGGCTGACAATTGCGCAGGTGTGCACAGGTGTGTCACCTGCTGATGTGGTGTTCCGCAAAAAAGGCTTGTTGTTGACTCGTGCTTCATGTCTCTCCACAACCAAGCAGGCGAGGTTTTCTTTGCTGATATTGCTTGTTAAATATGCAAAGTGAAAACaaatgtcaaaaaagtttgcacaACGGCGACAACAAGACAAAATACAACCAACAGAGTATACGGATGCAAATCCGGTGAACAAGTCTAGTAACAAGTGACCGACCTAGGGTTTCCATGTCGCTCTCGCCATGCATAGTAATAAGGCCCCTTGCCCAGCGCTATGCCCTCGCCATGTCTAGTAATAAGACGCCTTCTCTTGCCAGGGCGTGGGGCTTGGCAAGGGGCGCGGCAGGGGggcgggagggggggggggggggggggggacggagGGAAGGGGGGATGAGCAGGGGCTAAGTCCCTCCTAACAATGTTGTTTTCCTGAAGTATCTCTTCATACATATGTAGCACAACTAAGTGCACTTCGCCACCCTCAAAGTCTCTCTGCCCCCTCTATACGTGATTGCTGGATTCGTCCCTGGGGTGGGGGGCTTGCAGTGATGAAGCGGAGGGTCCTTGTCGGCTACGTGCTCGGAGTCATCCCATGATGACAAGGGGTGGCGCGGGTGCCCGGCTCCTTGTCTGGTCTGTGTCTCTTCGCCTAGGTTCGGTGGAGGATTGGGGTGGCTGGCCTCCTCTAGTGGAGTGGCGTCGTAGTGGCACTGGTGAGCCGCCGACAGTCGTGGTATCCGATTCGATCTGGGTCTCAGGGATGTTCGGGGCCTATGCTCGCGCGAAGCTGCCTTCTGCTCTACAGTCAGTCCGTCAGGGAGcggactggcggcgtgggggcttgtcggtcttgcgaATAGTCGTGTCAGTCGTAGGATTGCTCTTGCACCATGACAAAGACCTTATAATGTTTTTCCTCTTTGACCTGCCCGGAGTGTCGAGTTACGGAAGGCTACACTGGCGAACTCCCTAGTGCACCTTATAACAGTCGGATCGGCTGGGAGTCGGTCGCACAACTATTTTTTCTTGCCATCTAGCTTTAGAGGGAGTGTAGTGAATCTCTACAGTATGTTTCTTTCATGGGGCATGTCCTTGGTTTCATGATGAAGTCACTCAAACAGAATGACATATGGAAACCAATATTTGAGCACTAGTAATGGTGGTTCAAGTACTCGTGGCGATGAGAAATTGGTTTGGTGATTCGTAACTTGGAGCAGCAGCAATAACAAGTGGGGGTGAGAGAGTACATGAGAAGTTTAGAGTCTAGACTTCCATGGTGAAAATCCATGGTTCGCCTTTAGTATATTgcttgtgcctggcaatggccgatctcgcggttgacccgaaatccaaaggggatagagagggagagcgcgaagaacacgaagaacacgaggaactcacgcacgcacgcccacccgatacaaccgatacttaccctcgtggctcgatggaccacgccaatagaatcaacccggaagagacgcgaggtagaattccgagcggagagattggtgagggagatgaatctaggagtgggagagagagtgggtagcactagaatctcacactccaaatccaatcatccaacaagggttgccttgatacaaaggggatgaaaccctagggagacaaagctcaaatccatgtctaagcctaaatcttgtctaaagagtaaAGGGgacgacctaggtgcttatatagaggtacaaggcgacttgggtcgaacaggtatgcggtggaccgactcgggcagttctggtcgagtcgaacccgtgaaatccggtccaggggccggtcaaaccggaccagggaccggaccatccggtccaaaccgggccagggaccgggcggcaaccggaaacgtcGCAGATGTCCATCCGGTTGGCGTCGGTGTGACGCCCGGTTGTCTCCGGGGAGGATCCGGTCcagagcccggtctgaccggcccccagaccggccgatctgggcccggttggccggcccctgggccggctggccctcctccttccgcctcttcttcctcttccttcttctcttctttccttcttcttcttctctcttccttgcaccatgggagttccttctctcttggtccttgtcgacgtcggcacctatagacaccattatgataggcatgaggtagcataccattcaagttggtgttgaggtcgaccatagagaggatagggttcaccttgacatatatggcggggttttgcgttgttggtccacttgggggactccttggccgtggtgtagcgtcgacgataggcggggctgcacttgttggtcttgaggcggaggtgtccaaaagccaccccgcatcatctcccccccccccttggggaagattcgtcctcgactcttgctcctcctcatcgatgatgtagtccatgatggTTCTCCCATGTAGTGTTGGATggacaaagtcgcggtcgaagaagaactttgggaaaaacaacttgcgaagggAAAGCTTGTGGAAATACGAAGCatgaagtcgtttctccaagaggcatttggcaaaaatgggaaccaaaagagtgtcgatgtatccaaatttTGGTAGAGCAAAACTTTgtgcaaaaatgtgtggtgtagcgttgtcccaaacaaatggaacatTCAAAAGGCAAATCACGGCGGCAAAATTTTGTGCAAAATTttcggcaaaattgttatgtgcaatggcaaagcgatggagacttttagcttgggaaagtatggttggcgtgagccgagtatgggtatcctcaagtgtccaagaatccatttcaattgcgaTAGATGAaaggagaaatccaaagaagagcaactttttgtatgacatgtggcacaagatgcataaggtgtctctcacatgtatgacatggtccttgagattctcggagtgtatgatgatatcaagacatacaacaaccattgtgccaacaagatgtgtcaagatatgttgcataagaggcaaaagaggtgacgaggcattggaccaaaccggaagctcgacaagaaatgtcggaaacacacgagggcgaaggcgttggggaacataccctttggtgtgaatccCACGGGTTTG includes these proteins:
- the LOC124676573 gene encoding transcription factor MYB41-like; this translates as MGRAPCCERSGLKKGPWTPEEDEKLVAYIKKHGQGNWRTMPKHAGLERCGKSCRLRWTNYLRPDIKRGRFSFEEEETIIQLHSILGNKWSAIAARLPGRTDNEIKNYWNTHIRKRLLRMGLDPVTHAPRLDLLDLSALLKPAAAYYPTQGDLDTLRALEPLAGYPDLLRLASTLLAAPTPASTTAEQHMLLPWLIQAQMAQQASNQQAPPQHATGADQFMPPSSAYQMPALVHANPAHQDHMVACGDYTHLPAYDGQVDYMPPLMQMVSDTSNQQWSGTVSSSNNNCNVGSGVSTPSSSPAAGRVNSASTTTTFCASASSFDAISAADAAGLFDMHLSDLLDVSDYM